The Candidatus Eisenbacteria bacterium genome includes a window with the following:
- a CDS encoding nuclear transport factor 2 family protein, which produces MTRLLFVIPAALCCALAASGSIAADRDLTAEVRDAERAFAKTMADRDHAAFATHVAEEAIFFNRKGPLRGREAVVAAWKPFYEGKEAPFSWEPETVEVLPSKTLALSSGPVRDRAGALIGTFTSIWRLEPDGRWRVLFDKGCDACPEKKP; this is translated from the coding sequence ATGACCAGGCTTCTCTTCGTGATCCCAGCGGCGCTCTGCTGCGCGCTCGCGGCTTCCGGCTCCATCGCCGCGGACCGCGACCTCACGGCGGAGGTGCGAGACGCCGAACGCGCGTTCGCCAAGACGATGGCGGACCGGGATCATGCCGCGTTCGCGACCCACGTCGCGGAGGAAGCGATCTTCTTCAACCGAAAGGGCCCCCTGCGAGGACGCGAAGCGGTCGTCGCGGCGTGGAAACCGTTCTACGAGGGCAAGGAGGCTCCATTCTCGTGGGAGCCGGAGACGGTGGAGGTGCTCCCGTCCAAGACGCTCGCTCTGTCCAGCGGTCCCGTGCGCGACCGCGCGGGTGCCCTCATCGGCACGTTCACGTCCATCTGGCGGCTCGAGCCGGACGGGAGGTGGCGTGTCCTCTTCGACAAGGGATGCGACGCGTGTCCCGAGAAGAAGCCCTGA